The following are from one region of the Streptomyces changanensis genome:
- a CDS encoding AIM24 family protein codes for MATFRLQGSKALAVDLAGDAVKAKNGAMVAYEGQMAFKKMSGGGEGLRGMVTRRLTGEQMEVMEVRGQGTCYFADRASDVTVLGLQGDRLWVEASNLLCVDAGLRTGTTFTGLCGGASGNGLFTTTVEGSGQVAITSDGPAVVLRVTPQHPLAVDPGAYVAHQGDLRQTFQSGVTFRTLVGEGGGEAFQIRFEGDGIVYVQPSERNTVGGDV; via the coding sequence GTGGCAACCTTCCGACTCCAGGGCAGCAAAGCGCTCGCCGTCGACCTGGCCGGCGACGCCGTCAAGGCGAAGAACGGCGCGATGGTGGCGTACGAGGGCCAGATGGCCTTCAAGAAGATGAGCGGCGGCGGCGAGGGCCTCCGCGGCATGGTCACCCGGCGGCTGACCGGGGAGCAGATGGAGGTCATGGAGGTGAGGGGGCAGGGCACCTGCTACTTCGCCGACCGGGCCTCGGACGTGACCGTGCTGGGGCTCCAGGGCGACCGGCTGTGGGTCGAGGCGAGCAACCTGCTGTGCGTCGACGCCGGCCTGCGGACCGGTACGACCTTCACCGGGCTGTGCGGTGGCGCGAGCGGCAACGGCCTGTTCACGACGACCGTCGAGGGCTCGGGCCAGGTCGCGATCACCTCCGACGGCCCGGCCGTCGTGCTGCGCGTGACGCCGCAGCACCCGCTCGCCGTGGACCCGGGCGCGTACGTGGCGCACCAGGGCGACCTGCGGCAGACCTTCCAGTCCGGCGTCACCTTCCGCACCCTCGTGGGCGAGGGCGGCGGCGAGGCGTTCCAGATCCGGTTCGAGGGCGACGGGATCGTGTACGTGCAGCCGAGCGAGCGCAACACCGTGGGGGGCGACGTCTGA
- a CDS encoding DUF3817 domain-containing protein: MDIKTASALHRLRLVSGPEATSFLVLLVCSVLKRTTEFNAVPFMGAVHGFLFLLYVVFWLDAWKNAKWDVKTGVLFFVLSVVPLGGFYGDRKLKRAADDAVIASRARTEGTVGA, encoded by the coding sequence GTGGACATCAAGACCGCATCCGCCCTCCACCGCCTCCGGCTCGTCTCCGGTCCCGAGGCCACCTCCTTCCTCGTGCTGCTCGTCTGCTCGGTCCTCAAGCGCACGACGGAGTTCAACGCCGTCCCGTTCATGGGCGCCGTCCACGGCTTCCTCTTCCTGCTGTACGTGGTCTTCTGGCTGGACGCGTGGAAGAACGCGAAGTGGGACGTGAAGACGGGCGTGCTGTTCTTCGTGCTCTCCGTCGTCCCCCTCGGCGGCTTCTACGGCGACCGGAAGCTCAAGCGCGCCGCCGACGACGCGGTGATCGCCTCCCGCGCCCGCACCGAGGGCACGGTGGGCGCGTGA
- a CDS encoding MTH1187 family thiamine-binding protein, with the protein MIVAFSVTPLGVGEDVGEYVADAVRVVRESGLPNRTDAMFTSVEGEWDEVMDVVRRAVAAVEARAPRVSLVLKADIRPGVTDGLTSKVATVERHLA; encoded by the coding sequence GTGATCGTCGCCTTCTCCGTCACCCCGCTCGGGGTCGGCGAGGACGTCGGGGAGTACGTCGCCGACGCCGTCCGCGTCGTCCGCGAGTCCGGTCTGCCGAACCGCACGGACGCCATGTTCACCTCCGTCGAGGGCGAGTGGGACGAGGTCATGGACGTCGTCCGGCGCGCGGTCGCGGCCGTCGAGGCGCGCGCCCCGCGCGTCTCCCTGGTCCTCAAGGCCGACATCCGGCCGGGGGTGACGGACGGCCTCACCTCGAAGGTCGCCACCGTGGAGCGCCATCTGGCCTGA
- a CDS encoding glycosyltransferase family 2 protein, producing the protein MTEPGPSAYTVRYRSLLARQPHRGRAVLLMTLAPVLSAALLAYLVWPGHWTRREGGDRWLVAFDAVMLVSIALICLFMLVNVVSIAHATLVARDPVPVRPVEGTRVAFLTTYVPGKEPLAMVRATLEGAVRVRHAGVLDVWLLDEGDDDRARALCAELGVRHFTRKGIPEWNRPAGVHKTRSKHGNHNAWIAMHGHDYEFLASVDTDHVPLPGFLERMLGYFRDPDVAFVVGPQVYGNYASPVTKAAESQQFLFHALIQRAGNRYRAPMFVGTNNVVRLSAVFQVGGFQDSVTEDMATGFEIHRRRNPRTGRHWRSVYTPDVLAVGEGPASWTDFFTQQMRWSRGTYETLVKQYWKASFRFPPGRLLNYTLLLVYYPMTAVNWFLGVLSCTLYLWLGASGTQVSSSVWLMLYSDAAALQIGLYLWNRRHNVSPHEPEGSGGLAGMAMSALCAPVYLLSLTAAVRRTGGRFVVTPKGGAASPDRLGTFRIHLGWAAVLAAGLVVSAHLDHTHVAMRTWAVLALAVCLAPVAVWGWTTARERRVTGRTAELGDEPGVALATTPGGS; encoded by the coding sequence CTGACGGAGCCGGGCCCGTCGGCGTACACCGTCCGCTACCGCTCCCTGCTGGCCCGGCAGCCGCACCGCGGACGCGCCGTCCTCCTCATGACGCTCGCCCCCGTGCTCTCCGCCGCCCTCCTCGCCTACCTCGTCTGGCCCGGCCACTGGACCCGCCGGGAGGGCGGCGACCGGTGGCTGGTGGCCTTCGACGCGGTCATGCTCGTCTCGATCGCACTGATCTGCCTGTTCATGCTGGTCAACGTCGTGTCGATCGCGCACGCCACGCTCGTGGCGCGCGACCCCGTGCCCGTGCGCCCCGTGGAGGGCACCCGCGTCGCCTTCCTCACCACGTACGTGCCCGGCAAGGAACCGCTCGCCATGGTCCGCGCCACCCTGGAGGGCGCCGTGCGGGTGCGCCACGCGGGCGTGCTGGACGTGTGGCTGCTCGACGAGGGCGACGACGACCGGGCACGGGCCCTGTGTGCGGAGCTCGGCGTCCGCCACTTCACCCGCAAGGGCATACCCGAGTGGAACCGGCCGGCCGGCGTGCACAAGACGCGCTCCAAGCACGGCAACCACAACGCGTGGATCGCCATGCACGGCCACGACTACGAGTTCCTCGCGTCCGTCGACACCGACCACGTCCCGCTCCCCGGCTTCCTGGAGCGCATGCTCGGCTACTTCCGCGACCCCGACGTCGCGTTCGTCGTCGGCCCGCAGGTGTACGGGAACTACGCCTCGCCCGTCACGAAGGCCGCCGAGTCCCAGCAGTTCCTCTTCCACGCCCTGATCCAGCGCGCCGGCAACCGCTACCGCGCCCCGATGTTCGTCGGGACCAACAACGTCGTCCGGCTGAGCGCCGTCTTCCAGGTCGGCGGGTTCCAGGACTCCGTCACCGAGGACATGGCGACCGGCTTCGAGATCCACCGCCGCAGGAACCCCCGGACCGGCCGGCACTGGCGGTCCGTCTACACGCCCGACGTCCTCGCCGTCGGTGAGGGCCCGGCCTCCTGGACGGACTTCTTCACCCAGCAGATGCGCTGGTCGCGGGGGACGTACGAGACGCTCGTCAAGCAGTACTGGAAGGCTTCCTTCCGGTTCCCGCCCGGGCGGCTCCTGAACTACACCCTCCTGCTCGTCTACTACCCGATGACCGCCGTCAACTGGTTCCTCGGCGTCCTCAGCTGCACCCTCTACCTGTGGCTCGGCGCCTCCGGCACGCAGGTCTCGTCCTCCGTGTGGCTGATGCTCTACAGCGACGCCGCGGCCCTCCAGATCGGCCTGTACCTGTGGAACCGGCGCCACAACGTCTCCCCCCACGAGCCGGAGGGCTCCGGCGGCCTCGCCGGCATGGCGATGTCGGCGCTCTGCGCGCCCGTCTACCTCCTGTCGCTGACCGCCGCGGTCCGGCGCACCGGCGGCCGGTTCGTCGTCACGCCCAAGGGCGGCGCGGCCAGCCCCGACCGGCTGGGCACCTTCCGGATCCATCTGGGCTGGGCGGCCGTGCTGGCCGCCGGCCTCGTCGTCTCCGCGCACCTCGACCACACGCACGTGGCCATGCGCACCTGGGCCGTCCTGGCCCTCGCCGTCTGCCTCGCCCCCGTCGCGGTCTGGGGGTGGACCACCGCCCGGGAGCGCCGCGTCACCGGGCGGACGGCCGAGCTCGGGGACGAGCCCGGGGTCGCCCTCGCCACCACACCGGGAGGGAGCTGA